In Vibrio bathopelagicus, one DNA window encodes the following:
- a CDS encoding carbohydrate ABC transporter permease: MPSERSMYILTKILMVMLGILLVVSALITVFPFVWSALLSTRDRSEIFGSGISFAIGDSLAINYAKLLEIMPFWKAMFNSIYVAFLGTTISLLFCSMGGYAFAVFKFRGKNVLFGMLVGSMAIPPVLSLIPYFMIVKFLGLLDNHMAVWLPFTTTPFGIFLMRQHVIASIPKELLEAAKLDGAGEFRTYWSVVLPLMKPALATLAIVQFVFFWNMFMQPLVVLNNPDNYVITQALRSVQGIPNTPWGAVMLGTTISILPLVITYLFASKQMISGLTSGAVKG; this comes from the coding sequence ATGCCAAGCGAACGCAGCATGTACATTCTGACTAAGATCTTGATGGTCATGTTAGGTATTTTACTGGTTGTTTCAGCGCTAATTACAGTATTTCCATTTGTATGGTCGGCACTGTTATCGACTCGTGATCGTTCGGAGATCTTTGGTTCTGGTATCAGCTTTGCTATTGGCGATAGCTTGGCCATTAACTACGCAAAACTGCTAGAAATCATGCCGTTTTGGAAAGCGATGTTTAACTCGATTTACGTCGCTTTCTTAGGCACCACCATCTCGCTGCTATTTTGTAGCATGGGTGGTTACGCGTTTGCTGTGTTTAAGTTTCGCGGTAAGAACGTGTTGTTCGGCATGTTGGTTGGCTCAATGGCGATACCACCAGTGCTTAGCTTGATCCCTTACTTCATGATCGTGAAATTCTTAGGCTTGCTGGATAACCACATGGCGGTATGGCTACCGTTCACAACCACGCCATTTGGTATCTTCTTGATGCGTCAGCACGTGATTGCATCGATTCCTAAAGAGCTATTAGAAGCGGCGAAGTTGGATGGTGCAGGTGAGTTCAGAACGTACTGGAGTGTGGTGCTGCCACTGATGAAACCAGCGCTAGCAACACTCGCTATCGTGCAGTTCGTCTTCTTCTGGAACATGTTTATGCAGCCTCTTGTTGTGCTGAACAACCCTGACAATTACGTCATCACACAAGCACTACGAAGTGTTCAAGGTATTCCGAATACGCCATGGGGCGCGGTAATGCTCGGTACCACGATTTCTATTTTACCACTTGTAATCACTTACCTGTTCGCATCGAAACAGATGATCAGTGGTTTAACGTCCGGCGCAGTTAAAGGTTAG